The following proteins are co-located in the Citrobacter freundii ATCC 8090 = MTCC 1658 = NBRC 12681 genome:
- the fadA gene encoding acetyl-CoA C-acyltransferase FadA encodes MEQVVIVDAIRTPMGRSKGGAFRNVRAEDLSAHLMRSLLARNPALDPTALDDIYWGCVQQTLEQGFNIARNAALLAEIPHSVPAVTVNRLCGSSMQALHDAARMIMTGDAQACLIGGVEHMGHVPMSHGVDFHPGMSRNVAKAAGMMGLTAEMLSRMHGISREMQDAFAARSHARAWAATQSGAFKNEIIPTGGHDADGVLKQFNYDEVIRPETTVEALSTLRPAFDPVSGTVTAGTSSALSDGAAAMLVMSESRARELGLTPRARIRSMAVVGCDPSIMGYGPVPASKLALKKAGLSTSDIGLFEMNEAFAAQILPCIKDLGLMEQIDEKINLNGGAIALGHPLGCSGARISTTLLNLMERKDVQFGLATMCIGLGQGIATVFERV; translated from the coding sequence ATGGAACAGGTTGTAATTGTTGATGCGATCCGTACCCCGATGGGCCGTTCAAAAGGGGGGGCGTTTCGTAACGTGCGTGCAGAAGATCTCTCCGCACACTTAATGCGTAGCCTGCTGGCGCGTAATCCGGCGCTGGATCCAACCGCGCTGGATGACATTTACTGGGGCTGTGTGCAGCAAACGCTTGAGCAGGGTTTCAACATCGCCCGTAACGCCGCGCTGCTGGCGGAAATCCCGCACTCCGTTCCGGCGGTCACCGTGAACCGCCTGTGCGGTTCATCAATGCAGGCGCTGCACGACGCGGCACGTATGATCATGACCGGCGATGCTCAGGCGTGCCTGATTGGTGGCGTGGAGCATATGGGCCATGTACCAATGAGCCACGGCGTTGATTTCCATCCGGGCATGAGCCGCAACGTAGCAAAAGCGGCGGGGATGATGGGTCTGACCGCAGAAATGCTCTCCCGCATGCACGGCATCAGCCGTGAAATGCAGGATGCTTTCGCCGCACGTTCACATGCTCGCGCCTGGGCTGCAACACAGTCTGGCGCATTTAAAAACGAAATCATCCCGACCGGCGGTCATGATGCCGACGGCGTGCTGAAGCAGTTTAACTACGATGAGGTTATCCGCCCGGAGACAACCGTTGAAGCGCTCTCCACCCTGCGCCCAGCGTTCGATCCGGTTAGTGGAACGGTCACTGCCGGTACCTCCTCCGCGCTCTCCGACGGCGCAGCGGCGATGCTGGTCATGAGTGAAAGTCGCGCCCGTGAACTGGGTCTGACGCCGCGTGCCCGTATTCGTTCGATGGCGGTAGTCGGCTGCGACCCTTCCATCATGGGTTACGGTCCGGTTCCGGCCTCAAAGTTGGCGCTGAAAAAAGCGGGACTCTCCACCAGCGACATCGGCTTGTTTGAAATGAACGAAGCCTTTGCCGCTCAGATCCTGCCGTGCATTAAAGATCTGGGACTGATGGAGCAGATAGACGAGAAGATCAACCTCAACGGCGGCGCGATCGCTCTGGGCCACCCACTGGGATGCTCCGGGGCGCGTATCAGCACCACCCTGCTCAATCTGATGGAACGCAAAGACGTACAGTTTGGCCTGGCGACGATGTGTATCGGGTTAGGCCAGGGCATCGCAACGGTATTTGAGCGAGTTTAA
- the fadB gene encoding fatty acid oxidation complex subunit alpha FadB encodes MLYKGDTLYLDWLEDGIAELVFDAPGSVNKLDTATVASLGHALDVLEKQPNLKGLLLRSNKAAFIVGADITEFLSLFLVPEEQLSQWLHFANSVFNRLEDLPVPTLSAVNGYALGGGCECVLATDYRLATPDLRIGLPETKLGIMPGFGGSVRMPRMLGADSALEIIAAGKDVGAEQALKIGLVDGVVKQDKLLDGAIAVLRQAINGDLDWKAKRQPKLEPLKLSKIEAAMSFTIAKGMVAQTAGKHYPAPITAVKTIEAAARFGREEALNLENKSFVPLAHTSEARALVGIFLNDQFVKAKAKKLTKNIEAPKQAAVLGAGIMGGGIAYQSAWKGVPVVMKDINDKSLTLGMTEAAKLLNKQLERGKIDGLKMAGVISTIHPTLDYSGFERVDVVVEAVVENPKVKKAVLAETEDQVRPDTVLASNTSTIPINELASALKRPENFCGMHFFNPVHRMPLVEIIRGEKSSDETIAKVVAWASQMGKTPIVVNDCPGFFVNRVLFPYFAGFSQLLRDGADFRKVDKVMEKQFGWPMGPAYLLDVVGIDTAHHAQAVMSAGFPQRMQKDYRDAIDALFDANRFGQKNGLGFWRYKEDNKGKPKKEEDATVDDLLAEVSQPKREFSDEEIIARMMIPMVNEVVRCLEEGIIASPAEADMALVYGLGFPPFHGGAFRWLDTLGSAKYLDMAQQYQHLGALYEVPAGLRDKARHNEPYYPQVEPARPVGSLKTA; translated from the coding sequence ATGCTTTACAAAGGCGACACCCTGTACCTCGACTGGCTGGAAGATGGCATCGCCGAACTGGTGTTCGATGCCCCTGGTTCGGTCAATAAACTCGACACGGCCACCGTTGCCAGCCTGGGCCATGCGCTTGATGTGCTGGAAAAACAACCGAATTTAAAAGGGCTGCTGCTGCGCTCTAACAAAGCAGCCTTTATTGTTGGTGCCGATATCACCGAATTCCTTTCACTGTTCCTCGTGCCTGAAGAGCAACTGAGCCAGTGGCTGCATTTTGCCAACAGCGTCTTTAACCGCCTCGAAGATCTACCTGTTCCGACCCTCTCAGCGGTAAATGGCTATGCGTTGGGCGGTGGCTGCGAGTGTGTCCTGGCAACCGATTATCGTCTGGCAACGCCGGACCTGCGCATTGGTCTGCCGGAAACCAAGCTGGGCATTATGCCGGGCTTTGGCGGCTCTGTGCGTATGCCACGTATGCTGGGTGCGGACAGCGCGCTGGAAATTATTGCGGCAGGTAAAGACGTTGGTGCTGAGCAGGCGCTAAAAATCGGTCTGGTCGATGGCGTAGTGAAGCAAGACAAACTGCTTGATGGCGCGATCGCGGTATTACGTCAGGCGATTAACGGCGACCTCGACTGGAAAGCCAAACGTCAGCCTAAGCTGGAGCCGTTGAAACTCAGCAAAATTGAAGCGGCTATGAGCTTTACCATCGCCAAAGGCATGGTGGCGCAGACGGCAGGTAAGCATTATCCCGCACCGATTACCGCGGTAAAAACCATTGAAGCAGCGGCTCGTTTTGGCCGTGAAGAAGCGCTGAATCTGGAAAATAAAAGCTTTGTGCCACTGGCGCACACCAGTGAAGCTCGCGCGCTGGTTGGGATCTTCCTTAACGATCAGTTCGTGAAAGCCAAAGCCAAAAAGCTCACCAAAAATATTGAAGCACCAAAGCAAGCGGCAGTGCTGGGTGCAGGCATTATGGGCGGCGGCATCGCTTACCAGTCAGCCTGGAAAGGCGTGCCGGTTGTCATGAAAGATATCAACGACAAATCATTAACGCTGGGCATGACCGAAGCGGCCAAACTGCTGAACAAACAGCTTGAGCGCGGCAAAATTGACGGTCTGAAAATGGCGGGCGTGATTTCCACTATTCATCCAACCCTCGACTATAGCGGTTTTGAGCGTGTGGACGTGGTGGTTGAAGCGGTCGTGGAAAACCCGAAAGTGAAAAAAGCGGTACTGGCGGAAACCGAAGATCAGGTACGCCCGGACACCGTACTGGCGTCGAATACCTCTACCATCCCAATCAACGAGCTGGCCAGCGCGCTCAAGCGCCCGGAAAACTTCTGTGGGATGCACTTCTTTAACCCAGTACACCGCATGCCACTGGTTGAGATCATTCGCGGCGAGAAAAGCTCGGATGAAACCATCGCCAAAGTTGTCGCATGGGCAAGCCAGATGGGCAAAACGCCAATTGTGGTCAACGACTGCCCCGGTTTCTTCGTGAACCGCGTGCTGTTCCCGTATTTTGCCGGTTTCAGCCAGTTGCTGCGCGATGGGGCGGATTTCCGCAAAGTCGATAAAGTCATGGAAAAACAGTTTGGCTGGCCGATGGGCCCGGCTTATCTGCTGGACGTGGTGGGAATTGATACCGCACATCACGCGCAGGCAGTGATGTCCGCAGGCTTCCCTCAGCGTATGCAGAAAGATTATCGCGACGCGATAGACGCCCTGTTTGATGCTAACCGTTTCGGACAGAAAAACGGTCTTGGATTCTGGCGTTATAAAGAAGACAACAAGGGCAAGCCGAAAAAAGAAGAGGATGCCACCGTTGATGATCTGCTGGCAGAAGTCAGCCAGCCGAAACGCGAATTCAGTGATGAAGAGATTATCGCTCGCATGATGATCCCGATGGTCAACGAAGTGGTACGGTGCCTGGAAGAAGGTATTATCGCCAGCCCGGCAGAAGCCGATATGGCGCTGGTGTATGGCCTGGGCTTCCCTCCTTTCCACGGCGGCGCGTTCCGCTGGCTGGATACGCTCGGCAGCGCGAAGTATCTCGATATGGCCCAGCAGTATCAGCACCTCGGAGCGCTGTATGAAGTTCCTGCTGGTCTGCGTGATAAGGCGCGCCATAACGAACCGTATTATCCCCAGGTTGAGCCTGCCCGCCCGGTTGGCAGCCTGAAAACGGCTTAA